A DNA window from Jaculus jaculus isolate mJacJac1 chromosome 1, mJacJac1.mat.Y.cur, whole genome shotgun sequence contains the following coding sequences:
- the Tmem252 gene encoding transmembrane protein 252: MQNRTGVVLCALALLAGFLMICLGAFFISSQSMSSNQRNLVMAYVLLPLGFVILLSGIFWSTYRQAKETKGVFSHVLRQHLASRELPLATVDRPDFYPPVYEESLDPEKQAYPAGRVTLGIPPPVYTETDLELAEENDTHPEAPPPYQECLAHPAVAALEEAQGPHPAPKAGPLSRAHSAPSGEPAANKRGWTGTGRESCIHLGPGAHHAERDSHVDS; the protein is encoded by the exons ATGCAGAACAGGACTGGCGTAGTTCTCTGCGCCCTCGCGCTCCTCGCGGGCTTCCTGATGATCTGCCTGGGGGCTTTCTTCATCTCCTCCCAGTCCATGTCCTCCAACCAGAGgaacctggtcatggcctatgtGCTTCTGCCTCTGGGGTTTGTGATCCTTCTGAGCGGAATCTTCTGGAGCACCTACCGCCAGGCAAAGGAAACCAAAGGCGTCTTCAGCCATGTTCTCAGACAGCACCTAGCTTCCAGAGAGCTGCCTCTGGCCACGGTGGACAG GCCCGACTTTTACCCTCCTGTTTATGAAGAGAGCCTCGATCCAGAAAAGCAGGCCTATCCTGCAGGGCGCGTGACCTTAGGCATCCCTCCGCCTGTGTATACGGAgacagaccttgaacttgcagagGAAAATGATACCCACCCGGAGGCCCCGCCACCCTACCAGGAGTGCCTGGCCCACCCAGCTGTGGCAGCATTGGAAGAGGCCCAGGGGCCACACCCAGCGCCGAAGGCAGGGCCGCTCTCCAGGGCTCACAGTGCACCCTCTGGGGAACCAGCTGCTAATAAGAGAGGCTGGACAGGGACTGGCAGGGAAAGCTGCATCCATCTGGGACCCGGAGCCCACCACGCTGAGCGAGACAGCCATGTAGACTCATGA